In Carya illinoinensis cultivar Pawnee chromosome 16, C.illinoinensisPawnee_v1, whole genome shotgun sequence, a single window of DNA contains:
- the LOC122298412 gene encoding uncharacterized protein LOC122298412 has translation MILLDACFIIEYFLTSDKSELSTDHGDLKELKVWQTSRIELDLRLLENQLPLFIINKLYEPLPLKSPSIYPSSFLELSFKFFGNINQQQKRPDDPDLEETRHIIDLARYFFLPRRQSLPERSFNVITEMYSASQLAEAGMKFRPSSSASLVDLKLNDRVLEIPSFPLTKGTEIIARNLIALEQCHYQDEAYVTDYFIMLDFLINTGKDVDLLVQERILLNEMGTNSKPTLPSNLCTGILRWNTNADYYRLSRQLVHFRRKHWYVILKSSLKQDYFRTPWMGAATVGAIILLILTLIQTICTIFK, from the coding sequence ATGATCCTGCTGGATGCGTGCTTCATCATTGAGTATTTCTTGACATCTGACAAATCAGAATTATCAACAGATCATGGCGACTTGAAAGAATTAAAGGTATGGCAGacttctaggattgaattagactTGCGCTTACTTGAGAATCAACTTCCTctctttataataaataaattatatgagcCACTTCCACTCAAGTCTCCCTCAATATACCCATCCAGCTTCCTTGAGCTTTCCTTTAAATTCTTTGGAAATatcaaccaacaacaaaaacgTCCTGATGATCCAGATTTAGAAGAAACAAGGCACATTATTGATTTGGCCAGATACTTTTTCTTGCCTCGTCGCCAAAGTCTGCCAGAAAGAAGTTTTAATGTAATTACAGAAATGTACTCTGCCTCCCAGCTTGCTGAGGCAGGAATGAAGTTTAGGCCAAGTTCAAGCGCATCCTTAGTTGACCTAAAATTGAATGACAGAGTGTTGGAAATCCCAAGTTTTCCATTGACCAAAGGCACGGAGATTATTGCTCGGAACCTCATAGCCTTGGAGCAATGTCACTATCAAGATGAAGCATATGTTACTGATTATTTTATCATGCTAGATTTCCTTATCAATACAGGCAAAGATGTGGATTTACTTGTTCAAGAGCGGATCCTTTTGAATGAAATGGGCACCAACAGTAAACCAACTTTACCCAGCAATTTGTGCACAGGTATCTTACGTTGGAACACCAATGCTGATTATTATCGTCTCTCTAGACAATTGGTGCATTTCCGTAGAAAGCATTGGTATGTAATTCTGAAGAGTAGCTTGAAACAGGATTATTTTCGCACTCCTTGGATGGGTGCTGCTACCGTTGGTGCTATTATCTTGTTGATTCTCACTCTCATACAAACTATATGTACGATATTCAAGTAG